The Rhopalosiphum maidis isolate BTI-1 chromosome 1, ASM367621v3, whole genome shotgun sequence genome has a segment encoding these proteins:
- the LOC113549208 gene encoding gastrula zinc finger protein XlCGF46.1-like produces MPENYSCDHCEKTFTNRRHYDLHVDGHLRNICRVCGLSCNSRKMLVTHMSTTHGSKLDPIVLDCKYCMKTFVQKRSLHLHYKTVHKNTGTICLDCGQPFDSKQELADHIKTIKHGDGFICHKCGEVFTRNQQYKLHLQRHDAYCCFNCNAQFANSKKLNKHLKLCISIPPIDNYSKNKQSTTGVVYECIECKKSFEKKKYYKRHMKTVIHSTNKADNPFYCAHCPRIFYYKFNLASHMKQVHFKQYNNYICNLCGRSFQYANNYKRHKDSHMQVRNYVCEHCGACFYRKQALQDHQIAIHNEEKNFVCNVCGDNFKLKSILTRHMKNHSETKKYVCHCKRIFKFASNLRRHQINIHNQVFTDSIKIKRFVEDISRSSPLAVMNEEKEIQRLKQKNINHLRLEDTVSYSLMAYPDNLDLSSVDIAESVLQVASASNYKIECEENSCFPGIHPPIETSLVCSLNDGVDLSPNSSQQYLSDYDVPHQFPFLNI; encoded by the exons ATGCCCGAGAATTACAGTTGTGATCATTGTGAAAAAACATTCACGAATCGTCGACATTATGATCTGCATGTTGACGGTCATTTACGAAACATTTGTCGTGTTTGTGGATTATCTTGCAACAGCCGTAAAATGTTGGTCACTCATATGTCTACAACCCATGGATCTAAATTGGACCCAATTGTGTTGGATTGCAAGTACTGTATGAAAACGTTTGTTCAAAAACGTTCATTGCACTTGCATTACAAGACTGTGCACAAAAACACGGGTACTATATGTCTCGATTGTGGACAGCCATTTGATAGTAAACAAGAACTTGctgatcatataaaaacaattaagcaCGGTGACGGTTTCATATGTCATAAGTGTGGGGAAGTTTTTACCCGAAATCAAcagtataaattacatttacaa AGGCACGATGCATACTGTTGTTTCAATTGCAATGCACAATTTGCAAATTCCAAAAAGTTGAACAAACATTTGAAATTGTGTATTTCAATACCACCGATCGACaactattctaaaaataaacagtcaACCACAG gtGTTGTTTATGAATGCATCGAGTGTAAAAAGtcgtttgagaaaaaaaaatattataaacgccaTATGAAAACGGTAATTCACTCAACTAATAAAGCTGATAATCCATTTTATTGTGCTCATTGtcctagaatattttattataaatttaatctagCATCACACATGAAAcaagtacattttaaacaatacaataattatatttgtaatttgtgtGGACGGAGTTTTCAAtatgcaaataattataaaaggcACAAAGATTCGCATATGCAAGTTAGAAATTATGTTTGTGAACACTGTGGTGCTTGTTTTTATCGTAAACAGGCTTTGCAAGATCATCAAATTGCTATACACAATGAAGAAAAGAATTTTGTTTGCAATGTATGtggtgataattttaaattaaaatccattTTAACAAGGCATATGAAAAATCATTCTGAAACCAAAAAATATGTGTGTCATTGTaaacgtatatttaaatttgcatcAAATTTACGTCGTCATCAAATCAACATCCACAATCAAGTATTTACTgactctataaaaataaaacgcttTGTGGAAGATATTAGCCGTTCATCTCCATTGGCAGTCATGAATGAAGAAAAAGAAATACAAagattgaaacaaaaaaatatcaaccaCCTTAGATTAGAAGACACTGTATCATATTCATTAATGGCGTATCCTGATAACTTAGATTTAAGTAGTGTCGATATAGCAGAAAGTGTACTTCAAGTAGCCTCAGCATCAAATTATAAGATAGAATGTGAAGAAAATTCATGTTTTCCTGGAATTCATCCTCCTATTGAAACATCTCTAGTATGCAGCTTAAATGATGGTGTAGATTTGTCTCCTAATTCTTCACAACAATACTTATCTGATTATGATGTTCCTCATCAGTTTCCATTTctgaatatttga